The sequence AGCACCTGCTCGTCACCGCCATATTCTCGGTCCCCCGTTCCCTGAGACAACTGATCTCCCTTGGAGAATTCGTGGAAAATGGCGAAGCCCCTCTTCATGAAATAGCACAGATAGAAGAAGACGAAACCGAAGAAGACCTCATAGGGATCAAAACTGAATTTTACAGGCATACCAACAATATCAAGATCCTTTTTAATAAAAGAATCAAGCTGCTCCGCAAAAACAAGGACCACGGTATCCTTACTGCAAAACTTGTCCAGGAACTCCGTGACAACAGGGAAGAGATTCATGCGGAGGTAATAAAACTGAACCTCGAGGAATCAACTCTGATCACGTTCGCCGATGAATTAAAGAGACTGCACGAGATCATACGGAACAAAAACAAGCAGGCCGGTGTGCTCAAAAGGAGCCTGAAGGCGAGGAACATCAAACTACCCGATGAAAACGATGACAACTGTACAAACGCCGGCGAACATAACACCCTGACGCCGGAAACAGAAGAGCTTCTGGATAAACTCAAGGAACTCGCGAGAGAAAAAATCCGACTGCAAAAAGATATTGGCTTGAAATACAATGAGTTAACGCAGGTGATAAAGGTGATCAAAAGGGCAGAGGATATAATCCACCAGGCAAAATCCAGTTTGATAGAGGCAAACCTCCGGCTTGTAATCAGCATTGCAAAACGTTATATAGGAAAGGGGCTCAGCTTTCCCGACCTGATACAGGAAGGTAATATCGGCCTGATGAAGGCTGTTGACAAGTTTGAATACCGGCGTGGTTACAAATTCAGCACTTACGCCACATGGTGGATCAGACAGGCCATAACAAGGGCGCTTGCCGATCACTCCAGGACGATAAGAATCCCTGTTCATATGATTGAGACAATAAACCGCATGACAAAGGCGACAAGGGAACTCGTACAGGAACTCGGCCGGGAACCCTTTGAACATGAGATCTCGGAACGATTAGGGATACCGGAAAAAAAGGTTAAGGATATTATGAAAATCACAAAGGAGACAATCTCCCTTGAATCCCCGATTGGCGACGACGAAGACAGCCGTCTCAGGGACTTTATTGAAGACGAAATGGTCAATTCCCCTCTTGATGAGGCTATACGCGGTGATCTCAGGAGCCACATCGACAGGGTTCTGTGCAGCCTTAATCCGAAGGAGGCCGAGGTGATCAGGAGAAGATACGGTCTTGACGGTTCCAATCTCCCCCATACCCTCGAGGAGGTGGGCAGGGCAATGGAGGTTACCCGTGAAAGGGTAAGGCAGATCGAATCAAAGGCCATACGGAAACTGAAACACCCATCCCGGAGCAGGTGGCTGAAGTCCTTCATAGAAAATGCTTGACCTTATAAAGGAAAGAAGATTATAATTACGCTTGTCCCCAGGGCCCATAGCTCAGTCGGCTAGAGCTACCGGCTCATAACCGGTTGGTCCCAGGTTCGAGTCCTGGTGGGCCCACCAACTCCTCCAAAACAAGATAGAAAGAGAGGGCCACATGAAAGAAGTTCTGGATCTTCTTATTGCTCTTCAGGACATCGACCTTTCCATTGTTAAGAGGAATAAAGAACTTAAAAGTATCCCCCTGGAGATAAACAAGTATACAACCCCCCTGAAAAAAGCGGAATCCGAGCTGGAGAAAGAGCAAGACAAGCTCAGATCCATAGAGAAGAGGAAGACGCAAAAAGAGATCGAGCTACAGGAGATCGATGATAGAATAGAGAAGCACAAGACCAGGACGGGTAATATAAAATCCAACAAGGAATATCAGGCCCACCTCAAGGAGATTGAAAGGGCAGAAAAGGAGAGATCCCGCAAAGAGGATGAAGTACTGAACTTGATGGAGGAGGTCGAAACCGTCTCCGGGGCTATATCAGAAAAACAACAGAGGATTAAGGCCGAAAAGGATGAACTTGCCTCAATAAAGGCCACCCTCGATCAGAGGAGTGCAGAGATTGAAAAAGAACTCGAGGAGCTGAAACAGAAGCGTTCCCCCCTGGTAGAGAAGATCAACAGTGAGATTTACGAAAGCTATATGAATATACTCCAGAAAACAGGCGGGCTTGCGGTGGCAGAAGCAAAGGATGAAGTCTGCCTTGGCTGTTACATGAGCATACCCCCTCAACTATACGTTGAAATAAAGTCGACCACCGAGATATTAACCTGTCCCCAATGTGACAGGTTTCTTTACAGGAAGGACTGATGCTGAAAGCCGTTATCTACTCAGATGGCGCATCGAGTGGAAACCCCGGGCCCGCCGGTATTGGTGCGGTTCTGAATATCGGCGAGAGAAAGATAACCATTTCCGAACCGATAGGTGAAGCAACAAATAATATTGCAGAGTATAAGGCGCTTATTAAAGCACTAAAGACGGCCCTTGAACATAACGTCAGGGGAGTTAGCATCCTCCTTGACTCCGAGCTTATAGAGAAACAGATCAAAGGGGCGTACAGGGTGAAAAACAGGGGACTGATGCCCCTCTTTGCCGAGGTCAATAATCTCCTTGGAAAATTCCAGCATTACAGTATAAATCATATCCCGAGGGAGAAAAACAAAGAGGCTGACGCACTTGCAAAAAAGGCCGTTAAAACTGCAATAATAAATAAAGGAGCAGGTGAGATGGTCGCTCCCGACTAAAGCGGAAAACAGTTTAGTCGGGAGAGGAAAGTCCGGGCTCCGGAGGGCAGGACAGTGGCTAACAGCCACCGGGGGCGACCCCAGGGAAAGTGCCACAGAAAAGATACCGCCCCGCACTCAACCGATAAAGGTATTGAAAGGCAATGATCGGGAACAAAGCAACGGGAAGGAAACCGTTGTAATCCACAGACAAAGTTCTCTCAATAGGGATAAAGCTCAATACCTGTATCGGTCGAGTGCGGGGTAAGGGTGAAAAGGTGGGGTAAGAGCCCACCGCTGTGAGGGTGACCTCACAGGCTCGGCAAACCCTGTCCGGAGCAAGGCCAAATAGGTTCCGCCTCGAGGGTGGCCCGCCCGATTGTGCGGAACGGGTAGGCTGCAAGAGGCTGTGGGTAACCACGGTCCAGAGAGAAATGACCATTCCATACAGAACCCGGCTTATTGCCTGCTCCTGTAAAACTATCCGGATGTGCCGGCTCATAAGTAACTCTGCTATTGATAGTCATTCCTTCAGCAGCAGGAATCCATATGAATATCATGGATACCCGGTATGGGGGACGGACTTCCCGGGAATGACAATCCCGGCAGCAGTGTCAAGCTCTCCGACCAAAGGTCGGGGCCTTCGGCAAGGTGCATTGTAAAAACCGTTAGTGCCGACCCGCAGAGGTTGAGGAACTGCAACTTTATGATTGTTATACCAGCTATAGACCTTAAAAACGGTGAGTGTGTAAGACTTCTTCAG comes from bacterium BMS3Abin08 and encodes:
- the rpoD_1 gene encoding RNA polymerase sigma factor RpoD, producing the protein MKDYYDFFEDVFNDSAGGSGQIYDDNEPLPEHALASDETELDPLKSYMKEMGTVPLLTKEGEVEIAQKIESGKHLLVTAIFSVPRSLRQLISLGEFVENGEAPLHEIAQIEEDETEEDLIGIKTEFYRHTNNIKILFNKRIKLLRKNKDHGILTAKLVQELRDNREEIHAEVIKLNLEESTLITFADELKRLHEIIRNKNKQAGVLKRSLKARNIKLPDENDDNCTNAGEHNTLTPETEELLDKLKELAREKIRLQKDIGLKYNELTQVIKVIKRAEDIIHQAKSSLIEANLRLVISIAKRYIGKGLSFPDLIQEGNIGLMKAVDKFEYRRGYKFSTYATWWIRQAITRALADHSRTIRIPVHMIETINRMTKATRELVQELGREPFEHEISERLGIPEKKVKDIMKITKETISLESPIGDDEDSRLRDFIEDEMVNSPLDEAIRGDLRSHIDRVLCSLNPKEAEVIRRRYGLDGSNLPHTLEEVGRAMEVTRERVRQIESKAIRKLKHPSRSRWLKSFIENA
- a CDS encoding putative zinc ribbon domain protein, whose protein sequence is MKEVLDLLIALQDIDLSIVKRNKELKSIPLEINKYTTPLKKAESELEKEQDKLRSIEKRKTQKEIELQEIDDRIEKHKTRTGNIKSNKEYQAHLKEIERAEKERSRKEDEVLNLMEEVETVSGAISEKQQRIKAEKDELASIKATLDQRSAEIEKELEELKQKRSPLVEKINSEIYESYMNILQKTGGLAVAEAKDEVCLGCYMSIPPQLYVEIKSTTEILTCPQCDRFLYRKD
- the rnhA gene encoding 14.7 kDa ribonuclease H-like protein; the encoded protein is MLKAVIYSDGASSGNPGPAGIGAVLNIGERKITISEPIGEATNNIAEYKALIKALKTALEHNVRGVSILLDSELIEKQIKGAYRVKNRGLMPLFAEVNNLLGKFQHYSINHIPREKNKEADALAKKAVKTAIINKGAGEMVAPD